TGCAGCGAATCAAGCACAGATTGAAATATCTTGTGAAGAAATAATTGCTAAGTCTTTCCGAAATATCAAAGTGACTAAGGGTATTCTTAAACAGGAATGTTTGAGTTTATTTCAGAAACCTAATAATCCTTAAATTATCAAGGTGGCAAATGTCAAAAATCATAGGTTTAGATGGAATAACGGTAGAGGAATTAAATAAAGAATTAGCTAATGGTGCTAAGTTTGTTGTTTTCCCTTATTGTTTTTCTGTATTGATTTTAACATTTAGACGCAGTTCAGAAATTCATTTAATTAAAGCTAGACAAGGAACTTTCAAAAAGAGCTTAAAGTTTATTTTGATTTCCTTCTTTTTAGGATGGTGGGGAATACCTTGGGGAATTATTTACACAATTCAATCGATTTTTGTTAATTTCCAAGGTGGTAGAGATGTGACTGATCAAGTCATGTCTGCACTCAGGCAAACGTAATTACTCAGATTCATTGAAATAATCTAAATAGGTATTGGCAATAATAGCGGCTTGAGTGCGATCGCGCAAACTCAGCCGATTTAATATATTAGTCACGTGATTTTTGACTGTACCTTCAGAAATATATAGTTGTTGAGCAATTTCGCGGTTACTAGCACCTGTAGCAATTAGTTTTAAAACTTCTTTTTCTCTGGGGGTAAGTTCCGTTAAATTAGGCGGCGCAGGGGGTGTGTGGTTGGGTGTCGCCTGAAACTGGGTTAAGAGTTTTTTGACTATCCCCGGCCCTAGTTGAGTATAGCCCCTATGAACTGCGCGAATTGCCACGGCTAATTCTTCTGAGGGTGTATCTTTGAGTAAATAACCCATCGCCCCATGTTGTAAAGCAGTTTTGACATATTCATCATCATCAAAAGTTGTCAAAACTAAGACTTTAACTCTGGGAAAATTTTGTTGAATTAATTGTGTAGCTGCAACTCCATCCATAATTGGCATTCTGATATCCATCAAGACTACATCTGGATGAAATTGAGCGGTTAAATCAAGGGCGATTTTACCATTTTCTGCTTCGCCAATAATTTCTATATCTGGCTCTAGCTCTAATAATGCTTTTAATCCTTGACGGATGAGATTTTGATCATCTACCAACAAAACTTTAATCATGTCAATCTACTTGAAGGAATATCAACGGTAATTTGACAACCACCACCAATGCTACTATTGATTGCAAATTTACCTCCTAATGCTAAAGTGCGATCGCGCATACTCTGTAAGCCAAAACCTGTGGTATTTTGTTGGATATCAAACCCTCTTCCATTATCTTGAATTATCAACAACAAGCTACCTCTACTTAAAGAAATTTCTATATTAACTCTTGTAGCTCTGGCGTGTTTAGATACATTTGTTAACGATTCCTGGATAATTCGATAGATAGCTGTATTTACTTCCATCGATAATTGATTATTAACATTCAGCACACAAGTTAATACAATTCCGGTATGGTGTTGAAACTCTTGTGCCAGATTATCAATTGCTTCATCTAAAGTTTTTTCTTGCAAAGGATGAGAACGCATAGTAGAAACGGAATTGCGTACATCTTGCAAAGCCTTAGAGCCAAGTTCTTTTGCCTTAGTTAAAAAACTTTGTGCTTTATCGGGATTAGATGGCGCTAATTTTAACGCAGTTTCTAATTGTAAATTCAATGCAGTGAGAGAATGTCCTAATGAGTCGTGAATTTCTCGCGCAATGCGATTCCGTTCTTCTAAAGTTGCTTGATTTTCAATTCTTAGAGCATATTGACGCAATTTTTCATTCGCCACTGCCAATTCTTCTCGGCTTTGTCTTTCAGATAATAAGCTATTCATTAATAGTAAGACGAAAATTAAACTTAGACCGAATATTAATATCAGGCTCAAAGTGAAAAAACGAAACCGCTCTTGTGCTTGTATCGGTAAATTAGCGCGAGGTAATCTATTGATTAAGGTGGATAAAAATAAACTAAAAGAGAAAAAAGTAACAGCTAAACGCCCAGGCAAAGGAAAAATTAAACAACTACGAGTTACTAAAATAATGTAGAGGAAGGGGAACATTCTTGCTGCTCTACCTTCAAATAACCCAGTAATAAAAATCAAAAAGATTTCACAGGCTGTATAAATGACTTTATTTATTTTATTATGTGTAGGCAATCGCAAACCCATTAAGCCAAAAATTATTAGGCTCAATATCGTCAGTTCAGGAAATCTACTAGAAAATTTTGGTGAAGGATAGGGCAAGACAGATGTAACAATAGATATTGCTAGTAATACCCATTCTAAGTAGAGTAAAAAGGGGAAAGGATGATTGTTTAATTTAATGGCTCGACTCATATTTAATATT
Above is a genomic segment from Nostoc sp. MS1 containing:
- a CDS encoding sensor histidine kinase; the protein is MSRAIKLNNHPFPFLLYLEWVLLAISIVTSVLPYPSPKFSSRFPELTILSLIIFGLMGLRLPTHNKINKVIYTACEIFLIFITGLFEGRAARMFPFLYIILVTRSCLIFPLPGRLAVTFFSFSLFLSTLINRLPRANLPIQAQERFRFFTLSLILIFGLSLIFVLLLMNSLLSERQSREELAVANEKLRQYALRIENQATLEERNRIAREIHDSLGHSLTALNLQLETALKLAPSNPDKAQSFLTKAKELGSKALQDVRNSVSTMRSHPLQEKTLDEAIDNLAQEFQHHTGIVLTCVLNVNNQLSMEVNTAIYRIIQESLTNVSKHARATRVNIEISLSRGSLLLIIQDNGRGFDIQQNTTGFGLQSMRDRTLALGGKFAINSSIGGGCQITVDIPSSRLT
- a CDS encoding response regulator, with the protein product MIKVLLVDDQNLIRQGLKALLELEPDIEIIGEAENGKIALDLTAQFHPDVVLMDIRMPIMDGVAATQLIQQNFPRVKVLVLTTFDDDEYVKTALQHGAMGYLLKDTPSEELAVAIRAVHRGYTQLGPGIVKKLLTQFQATPNHTPPAPPNLTELTPREKEVLKLIATGASNREIAQQLYISEGTVKNHVTNILNRLSLRDRTQAAIIANTYLDYFNESE